The nucleotide sequence AAAACCGAAGAGGGTGAGAGCGTCCTCCCGCAGATGGGTGTGGATGTAGAGCTCCACCGGCTGCCCTTCTCCCCGGCCTTCCAGCTCGTAGTACGTGGAAAGGGGGATGTGCACCAGGTAGCCGACGCCGGAGACGTCGAGCAGAACCTCTTCGGTGGTAAGGCGGAGGGCCATGCCCTTGAGATAGCCGATCATCGCTGATGGATTCTACCCGACCAACGAGCGACGCCCCGTCGATGACTCGGCGGGGCGTCGGTAGAGAGCGAGGTCGATGGCTGCGGGAATCAGATTCCCTGGGGTTCCACCTCGACCCGGTCGAGGAAGGACTTGGTGTACTCGACGTTCAGATCCCGGTGGCGCTGGGCCAGGGTCGCGGTGAGCAAACGCCGGAACTTCTCGTTCTCCAGCTGCTCGCGCAGCTGTTCGCGCTGCCCCTCGAGCTCCGACGGATCCATCCGGACCCGCTCCGTCACCACATAGAGGGCGACGCCCTGCGGCACGTCCACCGGACCGCCGACCGCCCCTTCGTCCATCTGCAAGGCCTCGCCGATTACCTTCGAGCCGGCGGGCCCCAGATCCGGCAGAGTGCCGGAAGCGTTGAACAGCTCGCTCTCGCGAGTTTCCACTCCCAGCTCGCTGGCCACGGTTTCGAAGCTCTCCCCGGCCGCCAGAGAGCTCTTGGCCGCCTCGATGCGCTCGGTGGCCAACTCGTGCTGGCGCTCCAGACGCAGCTCCTGGCGAATCTGATTCTCGACCTCCGCCAGCTCCGGCATGCGGGGCTCCTGGATTTCCTCGACCATCATCACGGCCCAACCGCGGGGTACCTGCACCGGATCCGAGAGGACTCCGGGCTCGAGGCTGAAGGCGGCGTCCGAGAATTCGGCAGAGCGGCCGACGCCGGGGATCAAGCCCTGACGACCGAAAGCGGCAGCGTTGTTGAGGGTGACGTAGTCGAGCTCGTCGGCCACTTCCCGCAGGGCGTCGACGGTGGGGGCCTCGATGTCCTTGAGGCGCGCCACCAGCTCACCGGCGCGCTCCTCGGCCACGGTGTCGAGGCGGTCCGCCAGCAGGCGGGTGCGAATTTGGGGCAGGACTTCTTCCAAAGGCCGCAGCCCCCCCTCGCGACGGTCGGTCACCTCCAGCAGGTGAAAACCGAAGGGGGATTGGATGGGGCCCACCAGCTGGTTGGGCTCGGCACTGAAGGCCGCCTCCTCGAACTCCGGCACCATGCGGCCACGAGCGAAGAAGCGCAAATCACCGCCGTTGTCCCGGGAGCCGGGATCTTCAGAGACCTCCCGCGCCACGGCCCCGAAGTCCTCGCCCCCCTCGATGCGGCGGCGGGCGTCCTCGAGCAGCGCCCGGGCCTCCTCGGCGGAGCGATCCTCGGTGCGCACCAGGATGTGCCGTGCCCGCACTTGCTCCTCCGTGGAGAACGAGTCGCGGTTGTCGTCGTAGTAGGCCTGGATCTCTTCCTGGGGAATCTCGATCTGATCCCGCAGCTGGACCTTGTCCACCAGCAGGTAGTTGACCGAGCGCTGCTCCGGCAGCTGGAGCTCCGCCGTGTGCTCCTGGTAGTAGTTCTCCAGATCGCTCTGGCTGATCTCCACCTGGTCCGCGAACTGGCTGTCCCGCACCCGCAGGTAGCGCACCTTGGCCTGCTCGGTGCGGGTGCGGAAGAGATCCTCGATCTCTTCGGAGCTGACGAAGACCGAGCTGCGCATCACGTCCACGAGCTTTTGGCGCAGCAGATCCTCGCGAACGAACTCTTCGAAGTCTGCCGGGGTCGCGAAGCCGTTGCTGCGCAGGGCCCGGCGATAGAGCTCTTCGCCGACGAAGTTCCCGTTCTCGTCCTGGAAGTAGCCGAGCACCGTCTCCCGCAGCTCCTCGTCGGAAACCTGGAGACCGAGCTTGCGCGCCTCGAGCAGCAGAATCTTGAAATCGAGGGCCTGATTGACCGCCTGCAGTTTGATCTGATCCGCCAGCTGCGGAGTGAACTGGTCTCCGAAACGCTGGCGGTAGGAGCTCTCCAAAGGCCGGTAGGCCCGCTCATACTCCGCGAAGGTCACCGAGATGCCTTCATCCGCGGTGGCAGCGGGGGCGTTGGGGCCACCGACGGCGCTGGGGGTGAAGACGCCGACCTCGGCGAAGACCAGCAGCACGAAGACGGCGATGACGAACCAAAGAACGATGCTGAGCGACTTCAGGTTGTCGCGAAATAATTTGAGCATGGAATTCTCCTTAACTGCCTCGCAGAATAGACAGACCCGCGACTGTACCAAGCCAGGCGAAGGCGAGCAAGCATTGACGCAGGCGCTGCTTCCCCGAGCCGTTGAGGTCTCCACCGCCGCGCCCCCGCTGTCAGCAGCGGGACGGCGAAAACGCCAGTATTTCCGGCAGGTTCCGCCTTCTAGGGTGTGCTATATTCAACCCCTTCGATGACCTGCTGAGGCATCGATTCGGCGAATTTCCCGAAACAAATCCGGATCAGGCCGAACCAGATCCGAAACGCCGTAATTCGACCCGGAAGGCCACAACTCGAGAAGTCGGACCCGAGCCAGCCTGACAACAAGCCATGAACAAGGACCTGCAGCCCTGATCGACCAGCAGCAGCCGAGCAACGGCCTCGCCGGCGAGCATCGCCGAAGCACGGGATGGTACAGCATCTCCGTCGACACCCTGCGCGGTTGGATCATCTTCTGTTTCCTTGCCGCGTCGGCGGTCATCGGCGTCCTCGGCTGGCACCGTTGGGAGGCCTACGCCATGGAGCGCGCCGCCCGCGAGACGCTGGAGGAGGCGCGCAGCCTGAGCGAGCAGGCCCAGGCCCAGGAAGACCTGAGCGCCTTTCGGGACGAATACGACGACGCCAACCAAACCCTGCAGCAGGCCCGCGAGCAATACACCCGCGATGAGTTCGAGAGCGCCCTGGAGAACGGTGAACGCAGTGTCGCCATCCTGTCGTCGATCCTCAATGCCTTGAGCGACCAAGGGTCCGGCGGTGAAGCCCACATCATCTCCGTCGCCGGCCGGGTGGAGTTCCGCCGCGGAGAGGTCGGCGAGTGGGAAGACGCCCGCATTCGGGTGAGCTTGCGGGACGGCTACTATCTGCGCACCTCGTCCAACGGCTCGGCGGAGATCATGTTCATCGACGGCACCCTGTACACGGTGCGGCCGGACACTCTCTTCTACGTGTCGAGCAATCGAGAGGGAGGATCGCCCGGGCAGACCATCCGCATGGAGTATGGCTGGGTAGACCTGTCGACGGCGCGCCAGGCAAGCCGGGTCGCCACCCCGGGAGCCCAGGCAGAGGTGCAGGAGGAGTCGTCCGCCACCGTCGCCTACGATCAGACCTCCCGATCCGGCCGCTTCGCCGCCTACCGTGGAGGCCTCAAGGTGGACACCGACGACGGCGGCTCCCAGCAGGTGGCGGCCCTTCAGGAGGTGGTGCAGCAGCGCGGCCGGCTGTCCGAGCCCCGAGCCATTCCCCAAGCCCCCATCCCCCAGGCCCCCCGGGACAGCTACGAGCAATCTTTGAGCGACGACGAGCCCCTGGTGCTGACCTGGCGGACGGTGTACGGCGCCGACCGCTATGCGCTGCAGATCTCCCGCAGCCCGCTCTTTGTCGACAACATCATCGACACGGCGGATCGGCGCAACGAGCGGGCCACCCTGGGGGTGCGCGGGGCCGGCAGCTTTGTTTGGCGGGTGGCGGCCATCGACGGCGAGGGCCGGCGGGGGCCGTGGAGCCAGCTGCGCAAGTTCCGCATCTCGTCGGCGGCCACCGGCGAAGGCCTGGAGCAGGACACGGAGCCGCCTCCGTTGGCGCTCAACGATGTCCAAGCCTATGGCAGTATTTTCATCGTCTCCGGCGCCACCGAGCCGGGGGCGTCCGTGTCGGTGCGAGGAGAGCCGGTGAAGGTCGCCGCCAACGGCACCTTCACCAAAACCGTGCAGGTCCACGAGAATGGTTGGAGCTTCGTCGAAGTTCGCTCCAAAGACGCTTACGGCAACGAAACCGTTCGCCCCATCCGACTCTACGTGGACAACTTCTGAATCTAGTCGTGGCGCCGGGGAGACCTCGCCGCGCATCAACCAAGAAAGACTGAACGGCAATGCCGCTGGCTGGAATACTCCGCTATTTTTCGAAGGATCTCGCTATCGACCTGGGGACCGCCAATACCCTGGTGTTCACGCAGAACCACGGCATCGTGGTGCGCGAACCGTCGGTGGTGGTGATCAACAAACTCACCAACAAGATCGAAGCCGTCGGCAGCGAGGCCAAGGAAATGCTCGGCCGCACTCCCGGCAACATCGAATCCATCCGCCCCATGAAGGACGGTGTCATCGCCGACTTCGCGGTCACCGAACGCATGCTGGAGTACTTCATCAAGAAGGCCCACGGCAAGCGCATGGGCATGATCACTCGCACCCGCATCGTCATCGGCGTGCCGTCGGAGATCACCCAGGTGGAAAAACGGGCGGTGAAGGACTCGGCCCAGCGCGCTGGCGCCTCCGAAGTCTTCCTGGTGGAGCAGGCCATGATGGCCGCCATCGGCGCCGGCCTGCCCATCACCGAGCCCTCCGGCAACATGATCGTGGACATCGGCGGCGGCACCACCGACGTGGCGGTGATTTCCCTGGCGGGAACGGTCTACAGCCGCTCGGTGCGGGTGGCCGGCAACGAGATGGATCAGGCGGTGATCCAGCACTTGAAGCGCAAGTACAACCTGCTCATCGGCGAGCGCACGGCGGAGCAGATCAAGTGGGAGCTAGGCTCCGCCTATCCGCTGAAGGAAGAGCTGCGCATGGAGATCAAGGGTCGGGATCTGGTGGAAGGGGTGCCCAAGACTCTGACCATCACCGATCACGAGATCCGCGAGGCGCTGGCGGAGCCGGTCTCTACCATCGTCGAGGCTGTGCGCCAGGCCCTGGAGCGGACACCGCCGGAGCTGTCCGCGGACATCATGGACAAGGGCATCGTACTCTCCGGCGGCGGCGCGTTGCTCAAGGGCTTGGACGAGCGCTTGCGGGATGCCACGGGCCTACCGGTGGTGCAGGCGGAGGATCCTCTGGCCTCCGTGGTCCTGGGCACCGGCAAGATGCTCGAGGACATGGAACTGCTGCGCAAGGTCTCCATTCAGTAGCGTGAACGACCGCTGGACCGGGTGGCTGCTTCTCTTCTTGCTGCTGGGTCAGGCCCTGATGGTGACCCTTCAGGCCGCCGGCTCCGGCACCAGCCGCCTAGAGGCCGCTGCTCTGGCGGTGCTCGCCCCGGTCTCCCGGGGCGTCACCCACAGCGTCGAGCTCACCCGTCAATTCGGCGAGAACCTGCGCCAGCGCAGCACCCTGCAGGTGGAGAACGATCGCCTGCGGGAGGAGAATCTGCAATTGCATCGCCAGCTGCAACGCCTCCAGGAGCTGGAGAGTCAGGTGCGCCAGCTGGCGGAAGCGGTGAGCTATGACCCTCCCCAACAGGGCGAGTATCGGGTGGCGGACGTGGTCTACGTCGACCATACCTCGTGGCTGCGCACCCTGGTGCTCTACGCACCGCAGCAGGGCCTCACCGTCGACCAGGCGGTGCTCACGTCCCGCGGGCTGGTGGGGCGAGTGGTGCTGGTCACCGGCCCCTACGCCAAGGTCCAGCTGATCACCGACCGCGCCGCCAGCGTCGGAGCGCTGGTGCAGCGGACCCGGCGCCAGGGCATGGTGCGGGGTACCGGCGACGGCGAGCTGGAGCTAGCCTATCTGCCGCAGCAAAGCGACGTCCGCCTGGGGGACCGGGTGGTCACCTCGGGCACCGACGGCATCTTCCCTCGCGGCCTGCCCATCGGCACCGTCGCCTCGGTGGAGACCGGCACCGATCTTTTCCACCGCATCCGGCTGGCACCGGCGGTGGACTTCGGAACCCTCGACCACGCCTACGTGCTGGAACGCCAGGCGGTGCCGAAACGCATTCTGGAGGCCCAGCCCGGCGGCGCCGGCGAGGCCACGCCCCAGGAGGCCACACCGTGAGCACCCGGGCGTTTCTCATCGGCCTTGTGACGGTGTTGGTCGTACATCTCGCCGGGGTCCAGTTGAGCCCCTATTTCGGCCGGGCCATCGATCTCTTCATCGTCCTCACCATGCTCAACGCCCTCGACGGGCGCACTGGGCCGGGGATGCTGGGAGGATTCATCTGCGGCCTCTGCTTCGATGCCTTCAGTGGCCAGCCCTTCGGCCTCTACGGCTTCGCCAATACCCTCGCCGGCTATCTCACCGCCGTGGTGGTGCACCGCCTCATCACCCGGCACCCGCTGGGGTTGCTGGCGGTGATGGCGGTGGCCTCGACGGTGCAGCAGGCCTCCCTGGTGCTGCTCGCCTGGATGGCCATTCCCAATCCGGACCTGCCCCAGCTACCCTGGCTGGCGTTGCGGGTCGCCACCAGCTCGCTGTTGGGCCTGCTCTTCTATCTGACGGGTCGGAGATTCCAGCGCCTCCGGGAGCAGCGCCGCCTCACCCGTCGATCTCCCATCAAGCTGGGGTAGTTGGCTGGCAAGGAGCGCTAAGATCTTGAGGACAAAACGATGAACGCCGAACGGGTAGGAGAGAACCGCGAGCATCTGGTGGGACGGCTGCGCCTGCTCATCGGCGCTCTCGTGCTCTTCCACGGCTTCGTGCTGGCGGGCTTCTGGGTGGTGCAGATCGTCCACGGTGAGCAATATCGCTCGCTGTCGGAGAACAACCGGCTGCGCCGCCAGCCGGTGGAGGCTCTGCGGGGACTGATCTACGACCGCAACGGGCATCTGCTGGTGGAGAACGTGCCCAGCTACGACCTGCAGCTGGACCGCAACCACACCCGCGATCTCGAAGCCAGCCTGCGCTTCGCCGCCGGCATTCTGGAGACCTCGCCGGAGGAGCTGGCGGCCGCGCTGGAGCGGCCCCATCCGGGACACCGCTTCGCTCCGGTGACGGTGGCGGAGAACCTCTCCATGACCCAGCTGGCGCGCATCGAAGCCGCCGGCCTGGAGCATCCGGAATTCCAGATTCAGGTGCGCCAGCTGCGACTCTACCGCTACGGCCCCACCACCGCCCACGTGCTGGGTTATT is from Acidobacteriota bacterium and encodes:
- a CDS encoding peptidyl-prolyl cis-trans isomerase, with the translated sequence MLKLFRDNLKSLSIVLWFVIAVFVLLVFAEVGVFTPSAVGGPNAPAATADEGISVTFAEYERAYRPLESSYRQRFGDQFTPQLADQIKLQAVNQALDFKILLLEARKLGLQVSDEELRETVLGYFQDENGNFVGEELYRRALRSNGFATPADFEEFVREDLLRQKLVDVMRSSVFVSSEEIEDLFRTRTEQAKVRYLRVRDSQFADQVEISQSDLENYYQEHTAELQLPEQRSVNYLLVDKVQLRDQIEIPQEEIQAYYDDNRDSFSTEEQVRARHILVRTEDRSAEEARALLEDARRRIEGGEDFGAVAREVSEDPGSRDNGGDLRFFARGRMVPEFEEAAFSAEPNQLVGPIQSPFGFHLLEVTDRREGGLRPLEEVLPQIRTRLLADRLDTVAEERAGELVARLKDIEAPTVDALREVADELDYVTLNNAAAFGRQGLIPGVGRSAEFSDAAFSLEPGVLSDPVQVPRGWAVMMVEEIQEPRMPELAEVENQIRQELRLERQHELATERIEAAKSSLAAGESFETVASELGVETRESELFNASGTLPDLGPAGSKVIGEALQMDEGAVGGPVDVPQGVALYVVTERVRMDPSELEGQREQLREQLENEKFRRLLTATLAQRHRDLNVEYTKSFLDRVEVEPQGI
- a CDS encoding rod shape-determining protein; translated protein: MPLAGILRYFSKDLAIDLGTANTLVFTQNHGIVVREPSVVVINKLTNKIEAVGSEAKEMLGRTPGNIESIRPMKDGVIADFAVTERMLEYFIKKAHGKRMGMITRTRIVIGVPSEITQVEKRAVKDSAQRAGASEVFLVEQAMMAAIGAGLPITEPSGNMIVDIGGGTTDVAVISLAGTVYSRSVRVAGNEMDQAVIQHLKRKYNLLIGERTAEQIKWELGSAYPLKEELRMEIKGRDLVEGVPKTLTITDHEIREALAEPVSTIVEAVRQALERTPPELSADIMDKGIVLSGGGALLKGLDERLRDATGLPVVQAEDPLASVVLGTGKMLEDMELLRKVSIQ
- the mreC gene encoding rod shape-determining protein MreC, which encodes MNDRWTGWLLLFLLLGQALMVTLQAAGSGTSRLEAAALAVLAPVSRGVTHSVELTRQFGENLRQRSTLQVENDRLREENLQLHRQLQRLQELESQVRQLAEAVSYDPPQQGEYRVADVVYVDHTSWLRTLVLYAPQQGLTVDQAVLTSRGLVGRVVLVTGPYAKVQLITDRAASVGALVQRTRRQGMVRGTGDGELELAYLPQQSDVRLGDRVVTSGTDGIFPRGLPIGTVASVETGTDLFHRIRLAPAVDFGTLDHAYVLERQAVPKRILEAQPGGAGEATPQEATP
- the mreD gene encoding rod shape-determining protein MreD, with product MSTRAFLIGLVTVLVVHLAGVQLSPYFGRAIDLFIVLTMLNALDGRTGPGMLGGFICGLCFDAFSGQPFGLYGFANTLAGYLTAVVVHRLITRHPLGLLAVMAVASTVQQASLVLLAWMAIPNPDLPQLPWLALRVATSSLLGLLFYLTGRRFQRLREQRRLTRRSPIKLG